CTGCTTTGTATCCCTTTGCTGCAGCAATCATCGCAAGTCCGATTCCAGTGTTTCCGCTAGTAGGTTCAATGATTGTATCTACTCCAGGCTTGATTAAGCCTTTTTCCTCTGCTGCTTCAATCATTGCTAATGCGATTCGATCCTTTACACTGCTGCCCGGATTAAAATATTCCAGCTTTAAGTAAACCTCAGCGCTATTTTCATCTACTAATCTGTTTAATTTTACAATAGGAGTTTGGCCGACTAATTCGGCAACTGAATTTGCAACACGAACCATATTGGCACCTCTATTCCGAGTATTTTTATTGGATTTATCACAAATTTACCAGTTTTATACTTGTTTTGTCAATCGTTTTAACTCACTAAAATAATTAAATTTTCCGCAAATTTCGTAAAAGAAAAACACAGAAGTTCCCCTGTGTTTTTTCTTCTTCTTAATCTTTGTTTTTATCTTTGCCGTAGAACCATTCTACCCCAGCTTCGTCCCAAAATGTTGAAGCGTTTGCAGGGGTTTTCATTTGCTCAAGGGCAATTTGTCTGCGTATTTGTTCTTTCACTTCATCAAAGGAATAGCTTTTGCCGTTTAGCTTTCCTTCAAGCTTTATTAGGGCATATCCGTCTTCAACCTTTAACGGTTTGCTATATGCTCCCTTTTTCAGCCTTTTAGCCGTTTCGATATATTTTTTTGGATAGCGTTCATCCTCTTCCGTAATATATCCGATATCTCCGCCTTCATTAGCCGAGAATTCCTCAATCGAACGCTCCATGGCCAATGCGGAAAAACTAGACCCATGTGCTAGCTCTTTCGATGCTTTTGTTGCTTCATTTTTTGTTTTCACAATAATATGTGATAGATGATAAGCAGTAGGAACCTTGAAAACACTTTTGTTTTCCGCATAGTACCTTCTCAACTCTTTCGTCGATACTGCCACATCTCTTGTTAAAAGCTCTTCTAACAGAAGGGTGTTACGTATTTCTTCTTTCCACTTTTTCTCGCTCGCATGATTCTTTTGACTAAGTGGATCCACAGTCGTTTGGAGCATTCTAAATTCACGCTCAACCTCTTGATCTGAGATTTTTATTTTGTACTTAGCTGCGGTCTCTGTTACAACCTTCTGATCAATCATTTCCTTTAAAACATCTTTTCCATATTTGGCTTCTAATTCATTTAGCCAATCTTGCCTAGAAATCTCCGTTTTCCCTATTGTTGCAACGCTTTCCTCGCTCATCGCTGCCCCGCTTGCTTCTTTTACTCTTGACTGATAAAAAGCAATCGTTAGGACATTCACCAAAATAAGGGCAGCAATTACCATCCAAAGCTGCTTCTTCCCCAATTTCTTTCCCCCTAGGAATGCTTATTTCGCTTCCTGTTTCATTTCTTCTAATTCTTCTTTAGTAAAAAGATATTTCTCGTTACAGAAGTGACAATGAGCTTCCGCTTGTCCGTCTTCCTCAATCATAGCATCAATTTCAGCTTTCCCTAATCCAATGATCGCATTGGCAAAACGATCCTTCGAGCAGTTACACGCGAATTGTACAGGCATCTTTTCTAATATCTTTACCTGTTCTTTCCCGAATAACTCAGCTAAAATCTCCTCAGGTGTTAACCCTTGCTCGATTAGTTTAGAAACAGGCGGAATGGTTTTTAAGCGTTCCTCTACCTGTGAAATCACAGATTCAGGAGTTCCAGGCATCAATTGAAAAATAAACCCTCCCGCTGCTAAAATGGTATCGTCCGGATTAACCAGCACACCCACGCCTACAGAAGATGGCACCTGTTCAGATGTTGCAAAATAATAGGTAAAATCCTCACCCAATTCTCCAGATACAAGCGGAACCTGCCCAGAGAAGAAATCGCGTAAACCAATATCCTTTACTACCGCTAACATCCCATCCGTTCCAACCGCGCGGCGGACATCCAGCTTACCGTGCTCATTGGATTCAAAGTCAACTTCCGGATTGGTTACATAGCCACGAACCTCTCCTTTAGCATTACTGTCAACGACGATTGGACCAAGTGGACCGCCACCATTGATTTTAATGGTCAGCTTATCTTCACCCTTGAGCATGGCACCCATCATGACCCCTGCGGTCATCGTGCGGCCAAGTGCTGCTGATGCTGTTCTCCACGTTTGATGGCGTTCTTGCGCCTCACAAATAGTTTCTGTTGTTCTTACTGCATATGCGCGTATATTACCATCAAAGGCTAACGCCTTAACTAAATAATCACTCATGGTAAAACTCCCTTCTCTGCTGCTAATCCTTAGGTTATCCCATATTGCGTTTATAGATAAGCTGCAATCCTTTTAAAGTTAAAAATGGATCAACGATATCAATAATAGTGGATTCTTGGGCAATTAAGTTAGCCAAACCACCTGTAGCGATGACTGTTGGCTTCTTGCCGCTTTGCTCCATCATTCGTTTGACGATACCTTCTACTTGTCCTACATATCCATAGACAATGCCAGCCTGCATGGCCGCTACTGTATTTTTCCCAATAACACCCTCTGGACGGGCAATTTCAATTCTTGGTAGCTTTGCCGCTCTTGAATATAACGCTTCCGTAGAAATGCCAACTCCAGGAGCAATTGCGCCACCCATATATTGACGCTCTTCATTTACATAACAATAGGTGGTGGCCGTACCAAAATCAACAATAATCAACGGACTTCCATATTCATAGATGGCGGCCACTGCATTCACAATTCGGTCCGCACCCACTTCTCTTGGGTTTTCATATTTAATATTAAGTCCCGTCTTGATTCCAGGTCCCACAACCAGCGGCTTAATATGGA
The window above is part of the Bacillus sp. SORGH_AS_0510 genome. Proteins encoded here:
- a CDS encoding type III pantothenate kinase — encoded protein: MIFVFDVGNTNIVLGVYQGDELKYHWRIETNRNRTEDEFGMNIKALFDHSGLSFTDIDGIIISSVVPPIMFALERMCQKYFHIKPLVVGPGIKTGLNIKYENPREVGADRIVNAVAAIYEYGSPLIIVDFGTATTYCYVNEERQYMGGAIAPGVGISTEALYSRAAKLPRIEIARPEGVIGKNTVAAMQAGIVYGYVGQVEGIVKRMMEQSGKKPTVIATGGLANLIAQESTIIDIVDPFLTLKGLQLIYKRNMG
- a CDS encoding peptidyl-prolyl cis-trans isomerase, with translation MGKKQLWMVIAALILVNVLTIAFYQSRVKEASGAAMSEESVATIGKTEISRQDWLNELEAKYGKDVLKEMIDQKVVTETAAKYKIKISDQEVEREFRMLQTTVDPLSQKNHASEKKWKEEIRNTLLLEELLTRDVAVSTKELRRYYAENKSVFKVPTAYHLSHIIVKTKNEATKASKELAHGSSFSALAMERSIEEFSANEGGDIGYITEEDERYPKKYIETAKRLKKGAYSKPLKVEDGYALIKLEGKLNGKSYSFDEVKEQIRRQIALEQMKTPANASTFWDEAGVEWFYGKDKNKD
- the hslO gene encoding Hsp33 family molecular chaperone HslO codes for the protein MSDYLVKALAFDGNIRAYAVRTTETICEAQERHQTWRTASAALGRTMTAGVMMGAMLKGEDKLTIKINGGGPLGPIVVDSNAKGEVRGYVTNPEVDFESNEHGKLDVRRAVGTDGMLAVVKDIGLRDFFSGQVPLVSGELGEDFTYYFATSEQVPSSVGVGVLVNPDDTILAAGGFIFQLMPGTPESVISQVEERLKTIPPVSKLIEQGLTPEEILAELFGKEQVKILEKMPVQFACNCSKDRFANAIIGLGKAEIDAMIEEDGQAEAHCHFCNEKYLFTKEELEEMKQEAK